The Lucilia cuprina isolate Lc7/37 chromosome 5, ASM2204524v1, whole genome shotgun sequence genome includes a window with the following:
- the LOC111687868 gene encoding cuticle protein, which yields MAFFKSLMCLAVVGVATAGVLHGGHAGPALYAAAPAVYGHGAHPDEGLDYHSYPKYHYNYGVADSHTGDVKSQHEVRDGDVVKGSYSLVEPDGSVRTVEYTADDHNGFNAVVHKTAPTVHAHAPVVHAAPAPAVYAHAAPAAYAHAGPAVAHHVAAAPAVNYASVAHHAPAAVAVGHGYGGYAGHGAHGHYISKINMSTISKVIILFVALSATGVYARPGYAVDYYDHPKYAFNYGVADHTTGDVKSQHETRDGDVVKGQYSLVEPDGSIRTVDYTADPINGFNAVVTKSGPTVHAVAKPVAIAPKPVVAYQPVVKHVAPAPVVVASPAPYGIDTYRMLKLFRRHANYNNGQILKLRPDSEKQQQAVGVVYEQDYNDYGQGIDRSDYQGDYY from the exons ATGGCTTTCTTTAAA TCCTTGATGTGCTTGGCTGTTGTGGGTGTTGCTACCGCTGGTGTCTTACATGGTGGCCATGCTGGTCCTGCCTTATACGCTGCTGCCCCAGCTGTATATGGCCATGGTGCTCACCCCGATGAGGGTTTGGACTATCAT tCTTACCCCAAATATCACTACAACTATGGTGTTGCTGATTCACATACTGGCGATGTCAAGTCACAACATGAAGTACGTGATGGTGATGTAGTCAAGGGCTCTTACTCTTTGGTTGAACCTGACGGTTCAGTGCGTACCGTTGAATATACCGCTGACGATCACAATGGTTTCAACGCTGTTGTACACAAAACAGCCCCCACTGTACATGCTCATGCCCCAGTAGTACATGCTGCTCCCGCTCCAGCAGTCTATGCTCATGCTGCACCCGCCGCTTACGCTCATGCTGGTCCCGCTGTAGCTCATCATGTTGCTGCTGCTCCTGCCGTCAACTATGCCTCTGTGGCGCATCATGCCccagctgctgttgctgttggtCATGGTTATGGTGGTTATGCTGGACATGGTGCTCATGGTCATTAT atatcgaaaatAAACATGTCTACCATCAGCAAAGTGATCATCCTTTTTGTAGCCTTAAGTGCCACAGGTGTTTATGCACGACCAGGTTATGCTGTGGATTATTAT gATCATCCCAAATATGCTTTTAACTATGGTGTAGCAGATCATACAACCGGTGATGTCAAATCTCAACATGAAACTCGTGATGGTGATGTAGTCAAAG GTCAATATTCATTAGTTGAACCTGATGGCTCCATAcgtactgtagactatactgcCGATCCCATTAATGGTTTCAATGCTGTAGTAACCAAGTCAGGACCCACAGTGCATGCAGTAGCGAAGCCAGTAGCTATAGCTCCTAAGCCAGTGGTAGCTTATCAGCCCGTTGTAAAGCATGTGGCACCAGCACCTGTTGTAGTAGCCTCTCCAGCTCCTTATG GCATTGACACATATCGTATGTTGAAACTATTTCGACGTCATGCCAACTACAATAATGGTCAAATACTTAAATTACGTCCCGATAGTGAGAAGCAGCAGCAGGCTGTGGGTGTTGTCTATGAGCAAGATTATAATGATTATGGCCAAGGAATAGATAGATCTGATTATCAAGGAGATTATTATTGA